One region of Micromonospora ureilytica genomic DNA includes:
- the nuoH gene encoding NADH-quinone oxidoreductase subunit NuoH — MTSSILAQDPTLADFGRDPWWLVLGKIVFAFAFGLLATLLGVWFERRVVGYMQVRPGPNQVGPFGLLQTLADGLKMAFKEDILPKAADKVVYFFAPTISVICAVTALSVVPFGPMVSIFGHHTPLQVTDVPVAVLLLLACSSMGVYGIVLGGWASGSTYPLLGGLRSSAQMISYEVAMGLSIVAVFMTAGTMSTSGIVAAQGDGTELSIFGQTIPAPGWYAILLLPSFIIFFIATVGETNRAPFDLPEAESELVAGFMTEYSSLKFALFMLSEYVAMVTMSAVTTTLFLGGWRAPWPITIWEGANSGWWPMLWFFGKVIALVFVFVWLRGTLPRLRYDQFMRLGWKVLLPINLVWILVLSGLRSIEDWDTRGKVIAVGIPAGILLIASIFWPSRRPKSKPTTQEQVDNRPHGSFPLPPMDLQVPPSPRITRVVAEREPANIVAGSDSREV; from the coding sequence GTGACTTCGTCAATCCTCGCCCAGGATCCGACGCTTGCCGACTTCGGCCGGGATCCGTGGTGGCTGGTTCTCGGCAAGATTGTCTTCGCGTTCGCCTTCGGTCTGCTGGCCACCCTGCTCGGGGTCTGGTTCGAACGGCGCGTGGTCGGTTACATGCAGGTGCGGCCCGGCCCCAACCAGGTCGGCCCGTTCGGCCTGCTGCAGACCCTCGCCGACGGCCTGAAGATGGCCTTCAAGGAGGACATCCTGCCGAAGGCGGCCGACAAGGTCGTCTACTTCTTCGCCCCGACCATCTCGGTGATCTGCGCGGTCACCGCCCTGTCGGTGGTGCCGTTCGGCCCGATGGTGAGCATCTTCGGTCACCACACGCCGTTGCAGGTCACCGACGTGCCGGTGGCGGTGCTGCTGCTGCTCGCCTGCTCCTCGATGGGCGTCTACGGCATCGTGCTGGGTGGTTGGGCCTCCGGCTCGACGTACCCGCTGCTGGGTGGTCTCCGGTCGAGCGCCCAGATGATCTCCTACGAGGTCGCCATGGGGCTGAGCATCGTGGCGGTCTTCATGACCGCCGGCACGATGAGCACCAGCGGGATCGTCGCCGCTCAGGGCGACGGCACCGAGCTGAGCATCTTCGGCCAGACGATCCCGGCGCCGGGCTGGTACGCGATCCTGCTGCTGCCGAGCTTCATCATCTTCTTCATCGCCACGGTGGGTGAGACCAACCGGGCGCCGTTCGACCTGCCCGAGGCCGAGTCCGAGCTGGTCGCGGGCTTCATGACCGAGTACAGCTCGTTGAAGTTCGCGCTCTTCATGCTCAGCGAGTACGTGGCGATGGTGACCATGTCCGCGGTCACCACCACGCTGTTCCTGGGCGGTTGGCGGGCACCCTGGCCGATCACCATCTGGGAGGGCGCCAACTCCGGTTGGTGGCCGATGCTCTGGTTCTTCGGCAAGGTGATCGCGCTGGTCTTCGTCTTCGTGTGGCTGCGTGGCACGCTGCCCCGGCTGCGGTACGACCAGTTCATGCGGCTCGGCTGGAAGGTGCTGCTGCCGATCAACCTGGTCTGGATCCTGGTCCTGTCGGGCCTTCGCTCGATCGAGGACTGGGACACCCGCGGCAAGGTGATCGCCGTCGGCATTCCGGCCGGCATCCTGCTGATCGCCTCGATCTTCTGGCCCAGCCGGCGCCCGAAGTCGAAGCCGACGACGCAGGAACAGGTCGACAACCGGCCGCACGGGAGCTTCCCGCTGCCACCGATGGATCTTCAGGTACCACCGAGCCCGCGTATCACGCGCGTGGTCGCCGAGCGGGAGCCGGCCAACATCGTTGCCGGCTCGGACTCCAGGGAGGTGTGA